The Devosia sp. A16 genome includes a window with the following:
- a CDS encoding ATP/GTP-binding protein produces MTNWHVITGGPSSGKTTMIRLLAQRGYHTTIEHARHFIDTQRVTGRTVAEIRANQREFQRSVLMMQLRQEQALDPNQLCFLDRALPDSLAYYRYLGLEPEPELLDALKTASYRKVFALDLLPLARDYARTEDSLAQTRIHGLLLEVYEGLGCPVERVPVLPVEERLDYILSRVDTEPAPAL; encoded by the coding sequence ATGACGAACTGGCATGTCATCACCGGGGGCCCGAGTTCGGGCAAGACGACGATGATCCGCCTGCTGGCACAGCGCGGCTATCACACGACCATCGAGCACGCGCGCCATTTCATCGACACCCAACGGGTCACCGGGCGAACCGTGGCCGAGATCCGGGCCAACCAGCGGGAATTTCAGCGGTCGGTCCTGATGATGCAACTGAGGCAGGAACAGGCGCTGGATCCGAACCAGCTGTGCTTCCTCGACCGCGCGCTCCCCGACTCGCTCGCCTACTATCGCTACTTGGGGTTGGAGCCGGAGCCGGAATTGCTGGATGCGCTCAAGACGGCCTCCTACCGGAAGGTATTCGCGCTCGATCTGCTGCCGCTGGCCAGGGACTATGCGCGAACCGAGGATTCGCTCGCCCAAACCCGGATCCATGGGCTGTTGCTCGAGGTATACGAGGGACTCGGCTGCCCGGTAGAGCGGGTGCCCGTGCTGCCGGTCGAAGAGCGGCTCGACTACATCCTGTCGCGGGTCGACACCGAGCCGGCGCCGGCGCTCTGA
- a CDS encoding universal stress protein, translating into MKSILVATDGSVLSGKALARAIDMAKQFDAALTIVNVLDVIPVGQSLKRFVQAELPATTLQPLPLPLLSRYGISTLDGVETLDAQSGAVAQLVSDRILADAEATAEAAGIRDVHTVSASGDPAQQIVAVAKAAGADLVVVGRRGLSGLNELVLGSVSQKVLHHIAADVLVVA; encoded by the coding sequence ATGAAGAGCATCCTCGTTGCCACGGACGGCTCGGTGCTGTCCGGCAAGGCCCTGGCAAGGGCGATCGACATGGCGAAGCAGTTCGACGCGGCCCTCACCATCGTCAACGTGCTCGACGTCATACCGGTCGGTCAGTCGCTCAAGCGCTTCGTTCAGGCCGAGTTGCCGGCCACGACCCTGCAGCCTCTACCGCTTCCTCTGTTGAGCAGGTACGGCATCAGCACGCTCGACGGCGTCGAGACGCTGGATGCTCAATCAGGAGCGGTGGCGCAACTTGTCTCGGATCGGATCCTCGCGGACGCTGAGGCCACAGCTGAGGCAGCGGGGATCAGGGACGTGCACACGGTCTCCGCATCGGGTGATCCGGCGCAGCAGATCGTTGCAGTTGCCAAGGCAGCCGGCGCCGATCTTGTGGTGGTGGGACGGCGCGGCCTGAGCGGCTTGAATGAGCTCGTCCTTGGCAGCGTGTCGCAGAAGGTGCTGCACCACATAGCGGCCGACGTGCTGGTTGTCGCATAA
- a CDS encoding Hsp20/alpha crystallin family protein: MAETKLPVKTEGKKTGVAPAWHPFDDLRREVDRLFEDFNGGWLRPFRPSLPTLELLRGEMAWNSPAVDIVEKDKSFEITAELPGLDEKNIEVTLRNGNIVIRGEKQDEKEEKSKDYYLHERQFGSFERSFTLPDGVEPDKIEAHFNKGVLTVSLPKAAAALKPEKKIAVTSHG, translated from the coding sequence ATGGCTGAGACCAAGCTGCCCGTGAAGACAGAGGGCAAGAAGACTGGCGTGGCACCTGCCTGGCATCCTTTCGACGACCTTCGCCGCGAAGTCGATCGGTTGTTCGAGGATTTCAATGGCGGGTGGCTCCGGCCGTTCCGCCCGAGTCTGCCGACCCTCGAGCTGCTGCGCGGCGAGATGGCGTGGAACAGCCCCGCTGTGGACATCGTCGAGAAGGACAAGTCCTTCGAGATCACCGCCGAGCTGCCCGGCCTCGATGAGAAGAACATCGAGGTGACCTTGCGCAACGGCAACATCGTCATCAGGGGCGAGAAGCAGGACGAGAAGGAAGAGAAATCCAAGGACTACTACCTGCATGAGCGGCAGTTCGGCTCGTTCGAACGCAGCTTCACGCTCCCCGATGGTGTCGAGCCCGACAAGATCGAGGCGCATTTCAACAAGGGCGTCCTCACCGTGTCCCTGCCCAAGGCGGCCGCGGCGCTGAAGCCCGAAAAGAAGATCGCCGTGACCTCGCACGGGTGA
- a CDS encoding universal stress protein, translated as MDIQSVLVSLEPRIAPTTLSIAVDIARRFRATLTGLAAAEPSPMLLEGPAGIDQYSAARAELEEALAVTKADFEARVPHDLVRSFISIIENPTQALRRESLASDLLIVEARPGLLEYSAHPDIGELVLTTGRPVLALAPTAERLKAGNIVVAWKDTREARRAIADALPFLRGADQVLVATVDEGDYSSERARLETIVSWLHLHGVPARGEVLPMGRSLAQTVHNAAAAVGADLIVAGGYGHSRFREWFLGGMTQDLLEQPALNLFLSN; from the coding sequence ATGGACATCCAGAGCGTTCTGGTCAGCCTCGAGCCGAGAATTGCGCCGACGACCCTGAGCATCGCAGTGGACATTGCCCGCCGCTTCAGGGCAACTCTCACCGGGCTGGCGGCGGCCGAACCGTCGCCGATGCTGCTGGAGGGGCCGGCCGGCATCGATCAATACAGTGCCGCACGCGCCGAGCTCGAGGAGGCGCTGGCGGTGACGAAGGCCGATTTCGAAGCCAGGGTGCCGCACGATCTGGTGCGCAGCTTCATCAGCATCATCGAGAACCCCACCCAGGCCCTGCGGCGCGAGTCACTGGCGAGCGACCTGCTGATCGTCGAGGCCCGCCCGGGGCTCCTCGAGTATAGCGCTCACCCCGATATCGGGGAGCTGGTGCTGACCACGGGACGGCCTGTTCTCGCGCTCGCCCCAACCGCAGAACGGCTCAAGGCAGGCAACATCGTCGTTGCCTGGAAAGACACCCGCGAGGCAAGGCGCGCAATTGCCGACGCCCTGCCGTTCCTGCGGGGCGCCGACCAGGTGCTGGTGGCTACTGTGGACGAAGGCGACTACAGCAGCGAGCGGGCGCGCCTTGAGACCATCGTCTCCTGGCTGCATCTGCACGGTGTGCCGGCCCGCGGCGAAGTGCTGCCGATGGGGCGGAGCCTCGCCCAAACCGTCCATAACGCCGCCGCGGCGGTCGGAGCCGATTTGATCGTCGCCGGAGGATATGGGCATAGCCGGTTCAGGGAGTGGTTTCTGGGCGGCATGACCCAGGACCTGCTCGAGCAACCCGCTCTCAACCTGTTCCTGTCGAACTAG
- a CDS encoding NAD(P)H-dependent oxidoreductase — protein MRIYVLFAHPDPESFNGRLADAYCASAVSVGHQVRRRNLSELQFDPILHFGLRRVQPLENDLAAAQENLSWCEHFALFYPVWWGNVPALLKGFFDRTLYSEFTFRHDVNDPFWRKLLDGRSADIVTTSDASASWLRTRYRDADIHAVRNATLEICGMHPVRVTRVGGVKDLKPPQQDAWVARLTKLPTSLPLQH, from the coding sequence ATGCGCATCTACGTCCTCTTCGCTCACCCCGACCCTGAGAGCTTCAACGGCCGCCTCGCGGACGCCTACTGCGCATCTGCAGTCAGCGTCGGACATCAGGTGCGGCGCCGGAACCTTTCGGAGTTGCAGTTCGATCCCATTCTGCATTTCGGGCTCCGGCGCGTTCAGCCGCTGGAGAACGACCTGGCCGCGGCCCAGGAGAATCTGAGCTGGTGTGAACACTTCGCGCTGTTCTATCCGGTCTGGTGGGGCAACGTGCCTGCCCTGCTCAAGGGGTTCTTCGATCGGACGCTCTATTCCGAGTTCACCTTCCGGCACGATGTGAACGACCCGTTCTGGCGCAAGCTGCTCGACGGCCGATCAGCCGACATCGTGACGACCTCGGACGCGAGCGCGTCATGGCTGCGCACCAGATATCGCGACGCCGACATCCATGCTGTCAGGAATGCCACCCTCGAGATTTGCGGCATGCACCCGGTGCGAGTGACGCGTGTGGGCGGCGTCAAGGACCTCAAGCCGCCTCAACAGGACGCCTGGGTGGCGCGCCTCACGAAGCTCCCGACTTCGCTCCCGCTGCAGCACTAG
- a CDS encoding phosphoribosyltransferase: MSFLDRADAGKRLGAALMRYRDDEPLILALPRGGVPVALEVARALDAPLDLLIVRKIGVPQQPELAAGAVVDATTPIVVRNDAVIGMARLSEVEFDRIKDAEIVEIERRRRRYLGERPQPELKGRTVIVVDDGIATGATMRAALRALRLGRPRRLVLATPVAPIDTIEALRDHADEIECLETHAFFGAIGNYYSDFRQVSDEQVVAALEAAALPRRSSPA, from the coding sequence GTGAGCTTTCTTGACCGTGCCGATGCCGGCAAGCGCCTTGGCGCCGCGCTGATGCGCTATCGAGACGACGAGCCGCTCATTCTCGCTCTACCGCGCGGTGGCGTCCCCGTTGCCCTCGAAGTGGCGCGGGCGCTCGATGCCCCGCTGGACCTGCTGATCGTGCGCAAGATCGGCGTGCCGCAGCAGCCCGAGCTTGCCGCCGGCGCGGTGGTGGACGCGACGACGCCGATCGTGGTTCGCAACGACGCGGTCATCGGAATGGCCCGATTGTCCGAGGTCGAGTTCGACAGGATCAAGGATGCCGAGATCGTGGAGATCGAGCGGCGTCGGCGCAGGTATCTGGGCGAGCGGCCGCAGCCGGAGCTCAAGGGGCGCACGGTGATCGTCGTCGACGACGGCATCGCGACCGGCGCGACGATGCGTGCCGCACTCAGGGCCCTGCGCCTCGGCCGGCCGCGCCGGCTGGTGCTGGCGACCCCGGTTGCCCCGATCGATACCATCGAGGCCCTCAGGGATCACGCCGACGAGATCGAGTGCCTGGAGACGCACGCATTCTTCGGAGCGATCGGCAATTACTACAGCGACTTCCGCCAAGTCTCCGACGAGCAGGTCGTTGCGGCGCTCGAGGCGGCGGCTCTGCCAAGGCGATCGTCGCCGGCTTGA
- a CDS encoding heavy metal translocating P-type ATPase — translation MSPRLALVVLAVAGLTVGGIAAVVGASELSRVIWSGATAPVLVVLLVEIVTSLRRGSVGLDLVAALSMGAALLFGEALAANVVGLMYAGGQLLEQFAEGRAKRELTALLGRVPRTAMRKRDGALEQVPIGELVPGDLILIRAGDTLPVDGTVVATTAVVNEAALTGEPLPVKHKAGEALLSGSINAGDAFEMTVTHPAAQSTFAHIVRLVEQAQQTKAPVVRVADRLAVWFLLVTVAIAGAAWWWSGDHLRALAVLVVATPCPLILALPVALISGISRAAGQGILIKDGGALEALSRVRTVIVDKTGTLTHGVAHVAEIRTIDASWDADELLRLVASLDQASNHVIAQALVAEARERGLVLTPPSAVAEVTGSGISGQVEGHELSAGGSRYVAARSTGDPYTLRAGLEPGTAVVAAALDGKLVGIIVLHDPLRTDAADVIAGFARHGVERIVLASGDRQDVVDALANRVPLSAAIGDLSPEAKLQLVRQEVSQAPTMMVGDGVNDAPALAAASVGVAMGARGSAASAQTAGVVILVDRLDRALGALEIAARTRTIATQSVVGGLLLSLVGMLFAAFGLLPPIAGALFQEAIDVVVILNALRALR, via the coding sequence ATGTCGCCCCGACTGGCCCTGGTGGTGCTGGCCGTTGCGGGCCTGACGGTCGGCGGCATCGCCGCTGTCGTCGGCGCGTCCGAGCTGTCGCGCGTCATCTGGTCGGGGGCGACCGCACCGGTTCTCGTGGTGCTGCTCGTCGAAATCGTCACCAGCCTGCGCCGGGGCTCGGTCGGGCTGGATCTCGTCGCGGCGCTTTCGATGGGTGCGGCGCTGCTGTTCGGCGAGGCGCTCGCCGCCAATGTGGTGGGGCTCATGTATGCCGGCGGCCAGCTCCTCGAGCAGTTCGCCGAAGGACGGGCAAAGCGCGAGCTCACGGCCTTGCTGGGACGCGTGCCCCGCACGGCTATGCGCAAGCGCGACGGGGCGCTGGAGCAGGTGCCGATTGGCGAGCTTGTGCCCGGCGACCTGATCCTGATCCGCGCCGGCGATACCTTGCCGGTGGATGGAACGGTCGTGGCGACGACGGCGGTGGTGAACGAGGCAGCGCTGACCGGCGAACCTTTGCCGGTGAAGCACAAGGCAGGCGAGGCGCTGCTGAGTGGCTCGATCAATGCCGGCGACGCTTTCGAGATGACGGTCACGCATCCCGCCGCCCAGAGCACCTTTGCGCACATCGTCAGGCTGGTGGAACAGGCGCAGCAGACCAAGGCGCCCGTAGTCCGCGTCGCCGACCGCCTGGCGGTCTGGTTCCTGCTGGTCACGGTGGCAATCGCCGGTGCGGCATGGTGGTGGAGTGGCGACCACCTGCGGGCGCTGGCGGTGCTGGTGGTAGCGACGCCCTGCCCGCTGATCCTCGCCCTGCCTGTGGCGCTGATCTCGGGCATCTCGCGAGCCGCTGGCCAGGGCATCCTGATCAAGGATGGCGGGGCTCTCGAGGCCCTGAGCCGTGTGCGCACGGTGATTGTCGACAAGACCGGTACGCTCACTCATGGGGTGGCCCACGTCGCCGAAATCCGCACCATCGACGCAAGCTGGGACGCCGACGAACTGCTGCGTCTGGTCGCTTCGCTCGACCAGGCGTCCAACCACGTCATCGCGCAGGCGCTGGTTGCCGAAGCGCGCGAGCGGGGGCTGGTGCTTACGCCCCCCTCCGCAGTGGCGGAAGTAACCGGATCGGGCATCAGCGGCCAGGTCGAGGGACACGAGCTCTCTGCGGGGGGGAGCCGCTACGTGGCGGCCCGAAGTACCGGCGATCCCTATACTCTCAGGGCAGGGCTGGAGCCCGGCACCGCCGTGGTCGCCGCAGCCCTCGACGGCAAGCTCGTTGGCATCATCGTGCTGCACGATCCGCTCAGAACCGACGCTGCCGACGTCATCGCGGGCTTCGCCCGGCACGGGGTCGAGCGGATCGTCCTCGCCTCGGGGGACCGGCAGGATGTGGTGGACGCGCTGGCCAACCGCGTGCCGCTCAGCGCCGCCATCGGCGACCTCTCACCCGAGGCCAAGCTCCAGCTGGTGCGGCAGGAGGTTTCCCAAGCCCCCACCATGATGGTTGGCGACGGCGTGAACGATGCGCCGGCCCTGGCGGCCGCCAGCGTCGGCGTGGCAATGGGCGCGCGCGGATCGGCGGCATCGGCGCAGACGGCCGGTGTGGTGATCCTGGTGGACCGGCTCGACCGCGCGCTCGGCGCGCTGGAGATCGCTGCGCGCACCCGGACCATCGCCACCCAGAGCGTCGTCGGCGGCCTGCTGCTGTCGCTTGTCGGTATGCTGTTCGCAGCGTTCGGGCTGCTGCCGCCGATAGCCGGCGCCTTGTTTCAGGAAGCCATCGACGTCGTGGTCATCCTTAACGCCTTGCGGGCCTTGCGGTAA
- a CDS encoding BON domain-containing protein produces the protein MNDSSIRQNILDELEFEPSIDANDIGVAVEDGIVTLSGHVPNYSQKQAAERVVARVKGVRGIAEEIEVRYPGGSGVADDEIAKRVLNTLKWGTLVPDERVQVTVQKGWVTLTGKLDWNYQKVGVANAIRDLKGVTGVTNKIELKPQVTSVDVRKRIQEALKRSAEIEAQDIKIDVAADKVTLKGHVKTWNERWLVEDTAWATPGVTHVSDQLTVG, from the coding sequence ATGAACGACAGCAGCATCAGACAGAACATTCTCGACGAACTCGAATTCGAGCCGTCCATCGATGCCAATGACATTGGCGTTGCGGTCGAGGACGGCATCGTGACCCTTTCTGGCCACGTGCCGAACTATAGCCAGAAGCAGGCGGCCGAACGGGTCGTCGCGCGGGTGAAGGGGGTTCGCGGCATCGCCGAGGAAATCGAGGTGCGCTATCCCGGCGGTTCCGGCGTTGCCGACGATGAAATCGCCAAACGCGTGCTCAATACCCTCAAGTGGGGAACCCTCGTTCCCGATGAGCGGGTGCAGGTAACGGTGCAGAAGGGCTGGGTCACGCTGACCGGCAAGCTCGACTGGAACTATCAGAAGGTCGGCGTCGCCAATGCCATCCGCGACCTAAAAGGCGTCACCGGCGTCACCAACAAGATCGAACTCAAGCCGCAGGTGACTTCGGTCGATGTGAGGAAGCGCATTCAGGAGGCCCTCAAGCGCAGCGCCGAAATCGAAGCGCAGGACATCAAGATCGATGTCGCCGCCGACAAGGTGACGCTCAAGGGTCACGTCAAGACCTGGAACGAACGCTGGCTGGTCGAGGACACCGCCTGGGCGACGCCCGGCGTCACCCACGTGTCGGATCAGCTGACTGTGGGCTGA
- a CDS encoding flavodoxin family protein, translated as MNITVIYDSIYGNTARVASAIAAALEPDNSVRLMPVQQARQADLGTTNLLIVGSPTRGFRPTPQISDLLAGLAPPSAAAEVAVFDTRLAPAAVRPGALRWVVEVGGYAASRMDEILHRRGYVRRGEIAGFLVDGMKGPLKPGEVERAAEWARSLV; from the coding sequence ATGAACATCACCGTCATCTACGACAGCATCTACGGCAACACGGCCAGGGTCGCGTCGGCGATCGCTGCCGCTTTGGAGCCCGACAATTCGGTCAGGCTCATGCCAGTGCAGCAGGCGCGGCAAGCCGATCTCGGGACGACCAATCTGCTTATCGTCGGCTCGCCGACGCGCGGCTTCCGACCGACCCCGCAGATTTCCGACCTGCTGGCGGGGCTCGCCCCGCCGTCCGCCGCGGCCGAGGTGGCGGTGTTCGACACCCGGCTCGCTCCGGCCGCGGTCCGGCCCGGTGCACTGCGATGGGTAGTAGAAGTTGGCGGCTATGCCGCCAGCCGTATGGACGAAATCCTCCACCGCAGGGGGTATGTGCGCCGGGGCGAGATCGCCGGCTTTCTCGTGGATGGCATGAAGGGGCCGCTCAAGCCGGGTGAGGTCGAGCGTGCCGCTGAGTGGGCCAGGAGTCTGGTGTGA
- a CDS encoding outer membrane protein yields MRFSTFLLLAACGAAACTGGATAQELGVPEAVSGGTVDWNGFYAGLGAEFKDVTGPGGGKDQIVYGTLYAGANFTERGWLFGAEAFGSTYRDLGGFPSSIEIGAEARVGLLVSEAMALYLSAGAAYDFQYAWSAIAGGGVEAMIAPGISIDVEYQHGWDLDAPYTSNQLLSSALFHF; encoded by the coding sequence GTGCGATTCTCGACGTTTCTTTTGCTCGCGGCATGTGGAGCTGCAGCCTGTACAGGCGGCGCAACGGCCCAGGAGTTGGGGGTTCCGGAGGCCGTCTCGGGCGGCACGGTGGACTGGAACGGCTTCTACGCAGGGCTTGGAGCGGAGTTCAAGGATGTGACCGGCCCCGGCGGAGGCAAGGATCAGATCGTTTACGGTACGCTCTATGCGGGCGCCAATTTCACCGAAAGGGGTTGGCTCTTCGGCGCAGAGGCGTTCGGTTCGACCTACCGCGACCTCGGAGGCTTTCCGTCATCGATCGAGATCGGCGCGGAGGCTCGGGTCGGCTTGCTGGTTTCCGAGGCCATGGCGCTCTACCTTTCGGCGGGCGCTGCGTACGATTTCCAGTACGCCTGGAGCGCCATCGCTGGCGGCGGCGTGGAGGCGATGATCGCACCCGGGATCAGCATCGACGTCGAGTACCAGCACGGATGGGACCTCGATGCGCCTTACACATCCAACCAGTTGCTGAGCTCTGCCCTGTTCCACTTCTAA